The following is a genomic window from Amaranthus tricolor cultivar Red isolate AtriRed21 chromosome 10, ASM2621246v1, whole genome shotgun sequence.
ACAATAGCAGAAAACCCATTGCAAACTTCTTGCCAAAACTTCTTCTGACTTCTAATATTCACATATCTCAGTCTTTCCATTTCATGCCTAGAATACACAAATTTCCCATTAACATTTCTTGAAGAAACACTAATTAAAGCAGTCTTTCTTGTATTAAATGTCTTAGCCCTTCttctatttttcttcttttcaacTTTTACAACATCAAGAACAGCAGTTTcatcaaatacctcaatagTTAAAGAACTTGTTAAATCTttgttcttttcaaattttttcaaGAACCCATCAAAATTCTCATGTTTTTTCTCAAAATGTGTTTCAGTTTCAGCAATTTCACTATCCTTGGAAGATTGATTCTCAGAAAACTCCTTTGAATTACAACCCAATTCAAGAATTGCAGACCCATTTGGAGATTGATTCTCAGAACCTTCATTTAAAGAACCACATAATTCAGCAATGTAAGAATCATTTGGAGATTGATTCTCAGACCCTTCATTTGAAGAACAACTCATGTCAAGAATTTCAGACCCAGTTAAAGATTGATTCTCAGAACCCTCATTTGAAGAACCACCCAATTCCACAAAGTCAGAATCATTTGGAGATTGATTCTCAAAACCTTCATTTGAAGAACCACTCAATTCAACAGAGTCAGAATCATTTGAGGATTGATTCTCAGAACCCTCATTTGAAGTACCACACAATCCAACAGTTACACAAGAATTTTCAAGAAAGTCATCAATTACCGCCTCATTTTGATCAAGACCCTCAATATTTTCCCCCAATTCAAATTCATTACCAAACTGTTTGACACAAAACCCATCTTGAATTTCAACTTTACCATCAAGATATTCATCACTAAATTCACTCTCACCTGTAAGAGCAGATAAAAACTTGGGCTTCTTTGGGGAGATTTTAGTTTCTTGGGCGGGTTCAGTACCCGCTTGAGAATTTAAAGATTTAGGTTCCAAAGAAGAAGTATGATTAAGAGGCAGTTTCAAGGAAGAAACGCAATCGGCGATTCGGCGTTTGAGGGTTAGGGGAGAGTTCTCAGAAGGCAACAATGGTGATTCTTCAGCCATTTCAGAGCAGGACAGTTGGAGGAGGAGCAAGAAATGgaaaaatcaattcaattacAGAAGTATGCAAAAGCAAATGTACAAGAATTGAATTTGAAAGGGTTTATATAAGGGTTCTTGGGCAATTAAAGGGCTTGGTTGATTGATTTGTGATGAATTTTGGTGGATGGAAATGGAACATGAAATGAGAAAAGGTTTAATTTCCAAAGTGGCATGGCATGTGGTTTATAAAAGCTCCTCCATTTAAATCTAGTCATGTTTTAATGAGGGTTTCCAcaatattgcaaaataaaaaaataattcccactttccttaaaatgggaaagtaatttccattttaccgtccacgtaggattaatttaaaatttttttttttttatttttaatataactgCTACTTGAGGTagcggttttgtttagggaattgaagaaaatcgccagatgaaatggcggtttggtaatttttttttttttttaaaaaaaaataaaaaaattgggtAAACcaccacttgaagtggcggttttgtagcagtacaaaacatCAGCTTCGAGTTGTTCACTGCATTTCTTATTCCTCTTTGCATCTTCGTGGCTGCTGCTCTTgtttttgcttaaaaaaaaaatttattcactctcatttacttcaaatatacaattcctctcattcaactaaactaatcaactacattcccatcCTTTCCTTGTGTAGTAGATCATTTTCaacctcatttaaggtatgaataacaaccctaattttttttcaatatgcaaattgtttttttgttcattattgttgtcaattgaagttataaatacgttGTTGGTAATTTATATTCTCTTGTTTTCATGAtataagcttacattttacacatttgtagttgaattttaggatttggtttgtatgcatataaagtgtttgatgatatgcttcaatcaaagtttattactttgtatttgcagaatatggatcattatcccgttatagtgtattggggtggggaagtaagttatactggatccgatgttgggtataatggaggattaaatacagtgatgtttatccatcgtcaaaatacgacttttgaggtgtttgttagcaaagtctatgatgtgtcctttgaggagcttccaaggtacctgcaagcattaatgcaatctaatccaGGAACAGTGGTGCAATGGGAAGTCCAACCGACAATGGATCCTACCAAAGTGATGTTTCAGCGAATTTTCTGGGCTTTCGGACCATCCATTAAGGGTTTTCCCCACTGTCGTCCccttatttctatagatggtacacatttgtACGGAAAGTACAGAGGCACACTAATGATTGGTATTGTCCATAGATGCAAATTCTTAGTTGTTCCCACTTGCCTTTGCCGTTGTGGAGGGAGAGAGCAACGACACATGGAGTTGGttcttggattgtataaggcattatgtcactaagagggacggcttatgtgttatatctgatCGTCACAAGGGAATTTTACATGCAATGAACAGAGTtggaaaaggttgggaagaACCATATACATTCCATCGGTTTTGTAAACGTCATCTAGCTTCAAACGTGCATAAGAAGTTTAAAAACATAGCGGTTaagaacttatttggaaaagcttctgaacagacaaagattcggaagtataatttctacatgaatcgCCTTACAAGTACTTAGTGAATGGTTCTATTCCCGAGcgccaatggactttgattcatgacggtgggcatcgatatggagtgagaactacaaacatgtctgaAGCGTTCAACGGCGTTATGAAAGGGGCCAGGTCactcccaatcacttcattagttaggatgacattcgaggtcaccactggttgtggcaataggatagcaggaaaaggtgaaaaatcctacatggttgacctcacagcaacatcatgcacatgtcagaaaccaaccatcttcaagttaccgtgctcacatgttcttgcagtatgtcgagctcgtaacatatcgtacgatgcttttgtggacccttcatttcgcactacaaaatacgtatcgACATATAAGAAGTCTTTCATGCCCGTTCCAGACATGTTCACTTGCGATCCTTGGAATGGtcctacagttgttccagatccctcaacgaagcgtgcaaagggtcgtccgcgatcaactcgtatacggaacgaaatggatgcaccgtTGACGCGTCCTCGTAACTCGTGTACCTTTTATGGATgtagtggtcataataagaaaacatgctctcgaaggtcaacaaagtatgttttttttttaaattttgtaacaACATGTTGAATctgataatatttaaatgatttttataacacttatgtatgtttcagcgatcatggcgatgccgggcccagtagcggaggttgacgagttcacaccatctcATCGAccggtgtgcaaaacaaaaggggtcgggggttgtagtttaacaagctttgtatattcttatacgacttgaacttcttgtatgagtttccataattgtaatatatatttgcattagtttcataattatttttttcaaaacaagccggttcgtaattgattattatggaatagatggtattgaactagtttaatgcatgttgcgttcactattttaaaatgaaagaaaaaaaaaattaaggcaaagaaaaaaaaaaaatcaagtcacaagcaaaccgccacatgaagtggcggtttacctggaccaaaccgccacttgagatggcggttttatctgaaaaaaaaaaattaaattttccacgtggacggtattgtgggaaatactttcccaaataatgcaaagtgggaattatttttttttaagccaTATTTTGGGAATAGACTCTGTTTTAATCGAAGaagtattacttttttttactaCATATTACCTTTTATGCACATCTTGTGCGAGACCGTCTTATAGGAAGACGACCACAAAATAAAAAGTCaatatgttaaaagtttttattattgggttatttgatCAAAGTGTAAGATATATCTCACGAGTTAcaatgagactgtctcatacaagaatagAATTTGTGTTATTCTTATCTCTAACTACTCTATAAAATTGTAATACAAAAAAGTCATTTCTTTTCGACGTTCACATATGCTTTTTTCATAGTTTTCGTAACATACATTTGAGTCTCAGTACTTATTAATGCATTTCATAGAAACTTGTAAAAAGCATgtaataaattttgttactatCTAGACAAATCTAATAGAGTAAAATCTCATATGAATATACTTCATTTTAACTTGTTGATAGATATCCATAAAGAATCATATACAAATTTCTTTTTCCTTAAATACAATATTCCTTGTGGCTATATTAATGGAAACGAAGAAAGTAGTTGTTATATTTAGATAGTAAATACGCTCttcattcttaaaaattattcttatttaacattttaaattgttttaatttttgttttcataagTAATCTTTTGATCCATAAATTTTGGCAACTTTGAAATGAAAGTAGATTTTAATTTAATCTCCCATCATATTCATACATATCGAATAAGggcatgaaaataaaattactctaagtttcaataaaatattttctatgaAGTCTCAAATCCAAGTTATCATATGCACATCCCAACTTGCCAAATGACCTATATACTTCATCATATAAGGGTTCGTGGACTAATTTCAAATTGATTTAAGCACCGAATCAGttcaatcaatcaaaactaTAAATAGACCGACTTGAGAAATAGGTCAAATAAGGCAATTTCAAatgtttcttttctttttttaaaagaacaaCGAATTAGAAAGATTGAAAACTCTAAAATCCGATCTAAATATCTCTTATTCTCTCTAATTGTTATAGGCACAACCTTCTTTTTCACGAGTTTCGATTTTCTTATGGCCCTCTCCCTTGTTCGCCACCTCTGTTCTTGGTTCCTCACCAAATCTTTCATCTTAACTAACGTTGAAGGAAGATGACTAGAATCTCTAATTTTCTATAATATTTGTAGTTaaaatttgagaattttttagTCTTTTTGTATGTTCTTCTAAATTTCTACATGATGTAAATCtgagatatatttatatacaaatatagaaaaataagagaaaataaggAGTATTTGATTTTTCTCATTAGGAccataaaaaaagtaaaattaagaaGTCGAATCTTATTTTACTTTCTTAgagaaaaaatatgattttagtcgaattttattaatagtatgcttatatatgtttttagatccattatttcttaaaaatttatttagtgCAACAAGTTAAATCAATGTTGATTAGgatgaatcaaaatcaaaccaaaatcaCATATGATTAGTTCTTTAGTATCTGAAAATGGCATTGTCCACACCATCCACATCATATAAAAGAGATTTGTTTCAAATCGTTCGACTCAAAACTCATCTAAAGTGAAATCAAAACCAAACATGAATAGAACCGTAATTAGATCAAAATCGCTCTGAATCGGACCGTGGCTATGACTATAAGCCAGTAGTAATTCTTTTGAGAGATACTGATATGAATCAAGGGTGATGTTAAGATTTCGAGTTAGGGGGCCAATTTGTCGATATATtaacaaattatttattatataaaactagttaaattatgaaaattctaaAATCATATAGTCTGAAATGTTATAGCAAAAATTGTATTTAACAAATAGAGTTGAAACTTCCCTATAATCActacttttgaaaaaaaaagtgttttttaCTCCATATACTTAAGATAGCAAAGATATAAACATACACTCTAAAAACCGATGAATGtgaaattatgaaagataaatAGTAATGACTTTATAgtattgattaaatttattagtctactaaaaaataatagttcaaATTTGAGTTTGATCCATTAACCTTAAGTTATAAATATGTTATCTCAACCATTGATCTATactaatttttgttataattgtaCAATATATTATTAAGGGGAGCCAAAGCCAAAATTACAAAGGATCGTATTTTTGGTAAAGGGGTCGAGCCTCTGCCAGCCCCCGGTGTGGCTTCGCCGATGGTATGTTCGCCACGAGACAAGTCAAAAGTAATTCTTTTATACAACCGAGTGTTTTAATATCTAAATTGTTGATTTTAACATTCAAAATAACATGTTAAacattaaacaactaaaaatatcAATGAGTTAGAACTAATTACGATAAAAATTCGATTTTCACCATCAACGTTAACAATCAAGTCCATTTGCtatcttgtttattgttcatccagtaaaatttgtattattaagtTAGTTTTGTAAACATTGTTTGGGGCTAGAAGAGAGTAGGcgatttcaaaattcaaaaaaagtcTAAATTGAAAAATTGGTATACACTCCCACTCTCACCCTTCCTCTTTCTTTAGTACCCTTTTGCTCCTTTTTCCGCCATTGTTGATTCAATGAAGTTCGCGGAAATGGAATTGTTAGCGGCAAGTGCAGGTGACACCGTTAAGCTTTTCGATCTCTCCGTTACGTCAGGCGATCCTTGCACTCTCAGTTATACTCCATCGCCGGGTTTTCAAGTTAATTCCGTCAAATGGAACCATACCAGTTACAAAATCcgaattctttttcttttgattcgtttctttaaattttatctTGCTGTATGAATATCTGAtttgtttcatttttcttttgtggGTTTGCTCAGATTTGGTAATTGCAAGTGCTGGTGATGACAAAAAGATAACCTTGTGGCAAAAAAATGGGCAGAGTATGGGGACTATTCCTCTTACAGGCTCTGAATCCGGGGACAATGTTGAGGTTATTATACTTTTCCTATTGATCtctttttgatttaatttttgaaaCTTTTCAAAAATTTGAGGGGTGGGTGGGTGGTTGATAGTTTGTGTTTTAGAAGTACGTTTAATTTTGAGGCGGATATTGTGTTTTAATTAGGGGTTATTGAAGGGAAATAGAGTTGGAATTGAGTGTAAATGGTTTAAAAATGTTGTAGGACTATCTAGTTTTCCATCTTTGTGATTATAATTTTTGGGGGTTATAAATTGcttattttgcattttttgaTTGTAAGTTTCCCTGAATGTGTTTGGATTTGGTTTCTCTGTTGTTTTTTGGGAACGACACTAACGGCTTTACTTCTTGTATATGACTTTTGAGTGACCTATTCTTATGAAcaaaaagatgaaaaaagaGGACCTGAGGAATTATAGGAGAAGAATACTGTTATATTCAATGAGTTGCTTGAGCTAATGTGATTAGGCTAGGATATATGattgttttaacttttaatagtTTAATAAGGATCCATTAtgacataaaaaaaatgttactagTTGGAAATTTTCGAACCTTGGTGTTGAagacataattaaaattactgGGGGTTGGTTTATTGCTCAGGGCGCAAGTCCAATTTGCCAATCTGGTAGTAATTTGGTAATCATTGgccatgtttattttaataggttagAATTCGAGGTCAAATGATGCATATTTGGCTGCAACTATAAGTAGTATTTATTTGACCAACCCCTTGTAGCTAAGTATTGTTTAGTTGTGCATGGGGATATAAACATATTACATAGGCTGATAGGCATGGTTGACGCTTGGAcgttttatttgatttgagaTCTCGTAATGTACTAGAAGGTTGGCTAGGACTTAACGTTGTGCTTTAGATGGTGTCATATCATGGTTCTTTACTCCTCCGAAATCCTCATTTCCTAAAGTAAGCGTTTGTTGGACAAACTTAAAATCAAGTATAACAAAGACGTAGCTGTTTTGCATGTTGCATCAACATGGATATGATGTGTTTTCCACTCACTATATATAAATTCATGTAAAGTTGGGCTTCCATGGAGCTTATGTGCATAGCTAATTTTGATTGTTCACCAGAGTCGAATCGAAAGCATAGTACAAAATTGTGGTAACGATTGTGATTGCGGTAGCGACATGATGTGGCGTAACGAGAATGATGTGTTATCATAATGCCAGTTATCGtagaaaatatgaaaatattctCTGAAATGACCAAAAACACCATTTTTTACCATGCGggaaatattttttcatttttttgaaaatctttataATACGGCCGATGCGATGCGACACGGCTTTGTTTTTGTACTATGATGTGAATGGTCGGTGTCTATTgtatatcttttaaattttgcaTAACCATGTGTCAATCCTccaatttgagctacttgttcCGATCATATATAAGTTGGGTTTGAGTGTATGATATGAATGGTCGGTGTCAATCTCTACATGGCTTTTAAATGATGTATAATGAGCTTGTCAAATTTTCGCGTTGACTTTGAAATACAACCAAACGCATTATGATCGAGAtccatgttttttttaaataaatacctactatttaggcgtaaaattgaatatttagacgtatgtGACACTTACCAATATCCGatatcagtacccgagtccaagtaacataatCTATATGTATGTGTTTTCTTCTTTTAGTTTGGCCTAGGTAGTAAGCAAGAGAAAACCTTCCTGAACCAGTAACGTTTGAATCCATTTTATCTACAAAACTATATGTTTTGGGTGTTTGAAGCAATTGCCAGGTCAAAAACCTAAATATTAGTCAATATGGCATCTAATTGCCATTTTAGACATATATGAGGTGACAAGGAATAGTTTTCTTAGTATATTGGGCAACCATAAGTCACTCTTGTTGAGCTATGGATGTCGTTTTGTGGaagattttttatataaattgcATATTTGGATATGGATGCAGACTAATTTGGCTAAAAGAGAGGTTTGGCTTATGAAAACATTTCTTGAGTCATATTAAATATTGTATACATCAAGTTTCCCTAAAACCCTGCTTAGTGGGAGCTACCTAATGACATttggggtaatgaaatgttattTTTGGCATCCTTCACAAGTCACAACCTTATAGTTAGTCTCTGTGTTGTTTCCTTTTTATGTATGCACAACTAATTTCAAAAATTGTTTGCTTGTTCTTATCCAAAACCTTTATTTTGCTTAAGTTTAAAATCTTGTGCAGGAGGCTATATCATCCATAAACTTCAGCAACAAAAGCTCTAGATACTTGTGTTCTGGAGGAAGTGGTAAAGTTGTGAGGATATGGGACTTACAAAGGAAGCGTTGTATCAAATGGTTGAGAGGTCACACTGGCTCAATATCGAGTGCAATGTATAATTGCAAGGATGAGCACTTGGCCTCCGTTAGTTTGGATGGGAATCTTATTGTTCACAACCTTGTCTCTGGTGCTAAAGCTACTGAATTGAAGGATCCTCATGGACAGGTTGGttcaatattttttgtttgtcaTTGTAAAGAACCTTTTTTTAACTGTGCTAAATGCTAGTGTATTGGATGTTAAGATCAGGTGTTAAGAGTTCTTGATTATTCATGGGTTAGCCGCTCTCTCTTGGCTACAGCTGGTGACGACGGCTCTGTGCATTTGTGGGATGCAACTGCTAAAAGTCAAAGTCCAAAGGTTTGAAGTCATAAACCCTTACTATgtgatcatattttttttatattcatgtTTTGACTCTTGATTGTGTAATTAGTATGTtgcaaaaagttttttattaGTACTTTTTCTTTTATCGTTACGAAGTAACAAATTACGCTTTACCTTGTCAATATGCAATTGTTATAAGTGTATTATGTTGTTTTGTGTAATATAATctataaattctgatttttttttggctctttcgtgGTGCCTCACTCCCAAATGCTAGTGCCTTCACCTGTCTTCGTGCCTTAATGTGCTACTCGCCATTTAAGCTAATTTCAGAACTAGTTTATTGTTGAAAACCCTAGATCTGCAGTAAAGCATTGCTAGACACCTATTGAGTTCAAAAGTATAATAAGAGTTTTGGTTACCTTTTTAATCTAGTCTCTCATTTTGCTTGGCTGGCATATTCATTGGTGTAAGCTGTAACCGAGAGAACACCCGGAGTATAGCCTTTAGTTTATAGATATTAAATTCTTACACTCGGGGATGGCTTAGACACTattaaatcataaattattCATTTACCCTGTACCAAATTAGCCATTGAATTAAACTAATGATCTGAGTCCATTAGTCCATGCGCATGATTCTGTGTTTCTTGAGAAACACCTGCAACTGTCATGTTGATATCCAGCAAACTGAGGCGAAAAGAGCAGGGAATTTGAGGTTTAAGCTGTCATTTATTAGTTGATGTAATCTAGGATGGGCTTGCTGTATGAATTCAGAATGGACTCTGAAGGGTTCAGATTATAAACTTTATGATGATAGACTTTTGAGTATCTTAATGAAATCTAGAACCTTTTACTAAAGCATGTTTGTGCTGGGTACTTGAGATGCTTTAAATATACGTCTAATATAATCTCTTCTGTGTTTAATGATGCATATCTTGGGGTGAGTGGGGAGTGGAGTTGAAGTGGGGTAAAAGTGGAGTGAGTAGGGAGGCAGAATTTTTACATATACGTCTAGTATAGTCTCTTCCATGTTCAATGATGCATATTCTCTTATGCTTTGCTTAGTTTGATATGTTTACCTGTTGTATTTCATAGGTCTCTTGGTTAAAGCAGCATTCAGCACCAACTGCTGGGCTTAGCTTCTCTCCTTCAAATGATAAGGTGCGATTACATTGTTCTGAAATGTTGTTTCTGAAGCTTCCCACAAATTTTGAGACATTAAATTTGATTAAGCTGAAATGGAAATTGTCTGTTTTTGATGCAGGTAATTGCTACTGTTGGTCTCGATAAAAAGCTGTATACTTTCGACTCAGGTGTGAAACGGTCCCTGTTTTGCACTTCTTATGAAGCCCCCTTTTCTTCATTGGCTTTTAGAGAAGATGGCTTGATATTGGCTGCTGGAACAAGCAATGGCCGTGTGGTATTTTATGACGTACGTGGAAAGCCTCAACCTTTCACCGTTCTTCGTGCTTATGGAAGTTCTGAGGTAATTTTACTGTTTTATTATTACTTAAGCTTGGGTGTAATATTGTGCTGCCCAATAAgtaaaatactccctccatggCTCCATCCCAAAATAATTGTCCCAATG
Proteins encoded in this region:
- the LOC130826346 gene encoding uncharacterized protein LOC130826346, translated to MAEESPLLPSENSPLTLKRRIADCVSSLKLPLNHTSSLEPKSLNSQAGTEPAQETKISPKKPKFLSALTGESEFSDEYLDGKVEIQDGFCVKQFGNEFELGENIEGLDQNEAVIDDFLENSCVTVGLCGTSNEGSENQSSNDSDSVELSGSSNEGFENQSPNDSDFVELGGSSNEGSENQSLTGSEILDMSCSSNEGSENQSPNDSYIAELCGSLNEGSENQSPNGSAILELGCNSKEFSENQSSKDSEIAETETHFEKKHENFDGFLKKFEKNKDLTSSLTIEVFDETAVLDVVKVEKKKNRRRAKTFNTRKTALISVSSRNVNGKFVYSRHEMERLRYVNIRSQKKFWQEVCNGFSAIVKKEYGELGSSKLHKHGVSISDNHLFGGKKNYTNGGFSGFCSNGFNNNNHGLLGLAAPKGKCNYPTVLIPKQKKITTCIGNGRLVDIKF